The Streptomyces sp. NBC_01463 DNA window CAGCCGGAGCCCTCGGGTGTGGATCTGGCCCGGGTGGCCCTGCGCGCGGCGAAGGAGCAGGCGCGGGCCCGCGGCGCGGCCGCGCAGCAGAAGAAGCAGGCCAGGCGCGGTGGCGGGCTGCGCTCCGGGGCGCGGGCCGACGGCCGGGATCCGCTGCCGCTGGGGGCCGCGATCAACCGTCTGATCACCGAGCGCGGCTGGGAGACGCCCGCCGCGGTGGGCGGTGTGATGGGCCGCTGGCCGCAGATCGTGGGTGACGATCTGGCCAATCACTGTGTGCCGTTGCGTTACGACGAGGACCCCGACGAGCGGGTCCTGACGGTGCAGTGCGACTCCACGGCGTGGGCGACGCAGCTGAGGCTGCTGGCGCCGCAGCTGGTGGCCCGGCTCAACGCGGACCTGGGTCACGGCACCGTGAGAATGATCAAGGTGCTGGGCCCGGGCGGCCCGCAGCGCCGGTACGGACCGCTGCGCGCCCCGGGCAGCACGGGCCCCGGCGACACCTACGGCTGACCGGTCCCGACTCGCTCCCACCCGTCCTGACCTGGCCTTTTTGCCCTGCTCGCCCGCGGCTGCCGTGGTGCGCGGGAGGGAGTCGCGGCGGGGTGTGTCCCGGTTGTCACCGAGGGGCCGGGGACCCGTGTTGCCCGGGTGCGTGGTGGTGGAAACCGTATGCCGGGCAGCGGGCGTCCCTCACCGTAGTGGGGAGCTGACAGGCCGAAGCGCTCAACGCCCGTGTGAGCCTCTTGAGGCCCCTTCCCGAATATGGGGAGTCGTCAGGCGCTCATTCAGGGCGGCACATGCGGACTCAGGTACCGGCAAACCCCCATTCGGGTCGGCGCTACCGGTAGACTGGTGGACAATCCCGCGTCCTTGCGGGATTCGTCGATACAAGCCGAACGACGCAGCCGCTCCCGCCTGCCCGGAGAACGGCCTGTGCTGTGCCAGAAAGGGCGCTTCGTGGCCGATTCCGGCAACCCCAACGAGAACATTCCGTCCACCCCCGGTGAGAGCAGCGTCGCTCCCGCCTCGGGCGAGGTGACAGCCTCGTACGACGCCAGCGCGATCACCGTGCTCGAGGGTCTGGACGCGGTCCGCAAGCGGCCTGGCATGTACATCGGCTCGACCGGTGAGCGCGGTCTCCACCACCTCGTCCAAGAGGTCGTCGACAACTCGGTCGACGAGGCCATGGCCGGGCACGCGAACACCATCGACGTCACGATCCTCGCCGACGGCGGGGTGCGCGTGATCGACAACGGTCGCGGTATCCCGGTCGGCATCGTGCCGTCCGAGGGCAAGCCGGCCGTCGAGGTCGTGCTCACCGTCCTGCACGCGGGCGGAAAGTTCGGCGGCGGCGGCTATGCCGTCTCCGGTGGTCTGCACGGCGTCGGCGTCTCCGTCGTCAACGCCCTGTCCACCCGGGTGGCCGTCGAGGTCAAGACGGACGGCTACCGCTGGACCCAGGACTACAAGTTCGGCGTCCCGACCGCCCCGCTGGCCCAGAACGAGGCCACCGACGAGACGGGCACCTCGGTCACCTTCTGGGCCGACGGGGACATCTTCGAGACGACCGAGTACTCCTTCGAGACCCTCTCGCGGCGCTTCCAGGAGATGGCCTTCCTCAACAAGGGCCTCACCCTCAAGCTGACCGACGAGCGCGAGTCGGCGAAGGCCACGGCCGGCGCCGACAGCGCCGAGGCGACCGAGGTCCCCGAGGACGAGACGACCCGCACGGTCACGTACCACTACGAGAACGGCATCGTCGACTTCGTCAAGTACCTCAACTCCCGCAAGGGCGACGTCATCCACCAGTCGGTGATCGACATCGAGGCCGAGGACAAGGACCGTCTCCTCTCGGCCGAGATCGCCATGCAGTGGAACACGCAGTACAGCGAGGGTGTCTACTCCTTCGCCAACGCGATCCACACGCACGAGGGCGGTACGCACGAGGAGGGCTTCCGTGCGGCACTGACCTCGCTGGTCAACCGGTACGCGCGCGACAAGAAGCTGCTGCGCGAGAAGGACGACAACCTCACCGGTGAGGACGTCCGCGAGGGTCTGACGGCGATCATCTCGGTGAAGCTGGGCGAGCCGCAGTTCGAGGGCCAGACGAAGACCAAGCTGGGCAACACGGAGGCCAAGACCTTCGTGCAGAAGGTCGTCCACGAGCAGCTGACGGACTGGTTCGACCGGAACCCGAACGAGGCCGCCGACATCATCCGCAAGGGCATCGCCGCCTCGACCGCCCGGGTGGCGGCCCGCAAGGCGCGTGACCTGACCCGCCGCAAGGGGCTCCTGGAGAGCGCCTCGCTGCCGGGCAAGCTGAGCGACTGCCAGTCCAACGACCCGACGAAGTGCGAGATCTTCATCGTCGAGGGTGACTCCGCCGGTGGTTCGGCGAAGTCCGGCCGTAACCCGATGTACCAGGCCATCCTGCCGATCCGCGGCAAGATCCTGAACGTCGAGAAGGCCCGGATCGACAAGATCCTGCAGAACACCGAGGTCCAGGCGCTGATCTCGGCCTTCGGCACCGGGGTCCACGAGGACTTCGACATCGAGAAGCTCCGCTATCACAAGATCATCCTGATGGCGGACGCCGACGTCGACGGTCAGCACATCAACACCCTGCTGCTCACGTTCCTCTTCCGTTTCATGCGTCCGCTGGTCGAGGCCGGGCACGTCTACCTCTCGCGCCCGCCGCTCTACAAG harbors:
- a CDS encoding DciA family protein, whose protein sequence is MSGEGDGKDPAKQPEPSGVDLARVALRAAKEQARARGAAAQQKKQARRGGGLRSGARADGRDPLPLGAAINRLITERGWETPAAVGGVMGRWPQIVGDDLANHCVPLRYDEDPDERVLTVQCDSTAWATQLRLLAPQLVARLNADLGHGTVRMIKVLGPGGPQRRYGPLRAPGSTGPGDTYG
- the gyrB gene encoding DNA topoisomerase (ATP-hydrolyzing) subunit B, whose translation is MPSTPGESSVAPASGEVTASYDASAITVLEGLDAVRKRPGMYIGSTGERGLHHLVQEVVDNSVDEAMAGHANTIDVTILADGGVRVIDNGRGIPVGIVPSEGKPAVEVVLTVLHAGGKFGGGGYAVSGGLHGVGVSVVNALSTRVAVEVKTDGYRWTQDYKFGVPTAPLAQNEATDETGTSVTFWADGDIFETTEYSFETLSRRFQEMAFLNKGLTLKLTDERESAKATAGADSAEATEVPEDETTRTVTYHYENGIVDFVKYLNSRKGDVIHQSVIDIEAEDKDRLLSAEIAMQWNTQYSEGVYSFANAIHTHEGGTHEEGFRAALTSLVNRYARDKKLLREKDDNLTGEDVREGLTAIISVKLGEPQFEGQTKTKLGNTEAKTFVQKVVHEQLTDWFDRNPNEAADIIRKGIAASTARVAARKARDLTRRKGLLESASLPGKLSDCQSNDPTKCEIFIVEGDSAGGSAKSGRNPMYQAILPIRGKILNVEKARIDKILQNTEVQALISAFGTGVHEDFDIEKLRYHKIILMADADVDGQHINTLLLTFLFRFMRPLVEAGHVYLSRPPLYKIKWGRDDFEYAYSDRERDALVALGKQNGKRIKEDSIQRFKGLGEMNAEELRVTTMDVDHRVLGQVTLDDAAQADDLFSVLMGEDVEARRSFIQRNAKDVRFLDI